Part of the Terrisporobacter glycolicus ATCC 14880 = DSM 1288 genome is shown below.
CATTGTCAAATGAATGTAGTTAGATTCTTGAATGTTCAGCTCATTTATCTCATCATTATTTTTTTTATTTTCTTTTTCTTTAGCACATCCTACAGTTCCCAGAACTATGGTTAAAACTATGGCTAGAAGTTTTATTAATTTTTTCTTCATTAGTTCCTTCCTTCCTTGCTGTATAACATATTATATTGCTCATAATTTTTCTTTACTTTAATTACGTATTTATCAGTTTCAGAAAAAGGTATTGTGTGTAAGTTTTCTCCGTCCTTACTAAACTCTTCGTCTGACAGCCATTTTCTTACATTACCAGAACCACCATTATATGCTGCAACTACTAAGTCAGTTTTGCCAAATTCTTTGTATAAAGTGTTAAGATACCAACAGCCTATTCTTATGTTAGTTTCTGGATCATATACATCTATATCATCATTTAACTCTAATTGTTCTATTGCCCAATCTCTTGTAATATCCGCAATTTGCATCAAACCTTTTGCACCTCTACGTGATAGTGCTTCTTCATTAAATTTACTTTCTGCTTTTATAATACTATAAACTAAATTTTCATCTAGATTATATTCTTTTGCATATTTTTCCACATACACAGAATACTTTTTAGGGTAGATTAAAGTTTTTATTCTACCCCCTTCTAAATAAATTGCTCCGCCTAAGATTATAATAACAGATAAGATTATAATACTCTTCTTATTCACTCCAATTCTCCTTTATATACTTCAAAAATATAAAAGCCTTTTTCTTCAACTCGTCAATTGTACCTGAATTATCTATTATATAATCTGCATATTTCGCCTTATTTTCTTGACTCATTTGAGATTTAATTCTACTAAGTGCCTCCTCAGTAGAACAATTATCTCTATTTTTTATTCTTTCAATTTGTATATCTTCATTACAAGTAACTACC
Proteins encoded:
- a CDS encoding lytic transglycosylase domain-containing protein, which codes for MNKKSIIILSVIIILGGAIYLEGGRIKTLIYPKKYSVYVEKYAKEYNLDENLVYSIIKAESKFNEEALSRRGAKGLMQIADITRDWAIEQLELNDDIDVYDPETNIRIGCWYLNTLYKEFGKTDLVVAAYNGGSGNVRKWLSDEEFSKDGENLHTIPFSETDKYVIKVKKNYEQYNMLYSKEGRN